The genome window CTCCACACGGGGCGCTTGGATGCCTTGCGGGAAGCCGCCAAAGACCGCCTGCACCAGCCCTACCGCGCCCATCTGATGCCGGGCCTCGAGGCCGCCCTCGAGCGGGTCTATGCCGCGGGGGCTCTGGCCGCTTTCGTAGGCGGCGCAGGGCCTACCCTGGCCGCCCTGAGCGACGCTCAGCATATCGAGGCCGTTCGGCAGGCCATGCAAGACTATGTGGGGCAGGGCTTCACGCTGGTACTCGGCCTGGGAGAGGGGCTGCGATGGAAGGTAGCTTCGATACCATCCCACTAAGCGACGTGCTGCAGATGATCCACGCCAGCCGTGGAACGGGTATTTTGCAGCTTAAAACCCATCAACTTCCCTTAAAGCTACAGTTCATGCTGGGTGAGGTGGTCGGTGGGAGTATCCTGGACTGGGAGGGCCTCGAGGCCATCGTCACTTTTCCACTCCATCCCGAACAGGGTCATTTCAGGTTCGACGCAGGTCGGGTTCAAGGAACCCCGCTTATGCCGTTTAAGGTTTTTGTGGGGGAGTGGGCCCGCATGAACGACCAGTGGGCCCGCTTCCGCAGCGTGCTGGACTCCCCCAGCCGGGTGCTGGAAACACCCAGGGCGGTAGAGCCCTACGCCGTTTTTGTGGGGGGCAAGAGCATCCGGGC of Meiothermus sp. contains these proteins:
- a CDS encoding DUF4388 domain-containing protein produces the protein MEGSFDTIPLSDVLQMIHASRGTGILQLKTHQLPLKLQFMLGEVVGGSILDWEGLEAIVTFPLHPEQGHFRFDAGRVQGTPLMPFKVFVGEWARMNDQWARFRSVLDSPSRVLETPRAVEPYAVFVGGKSIRAAAKSWGVPLIIAAERAWRGLREGDLTKLRKYAWFALRIRHPSARRTQAGIRDPSDITVLLDGNRNLGELIQAGLPIAKVRAYLLERIVSGELEVPGRGWILRDLLWEIEAEQTAPK